Proteins encoded together in one Gemmatimonadota bacterium DH-78 window:
- a CDS encoding inositol-3-phosphate synthase, with amino-acid sequence MKERPEIRSSEGKLGVLLPGFGAVATTLVAGVEAVRRGLAAPVGSLTQMQTIRLGKRTDARTPLIKDFVDLASLDQLVFGAWDPIPDDGYASAVNAGVLDRHEHLEPIRDFLESIVPMPAAFDPEYVKKLQGSNVKSGPNKRDLAEQIRADIRTFKEEQGCERCVMVWCGSTEIFLRPGAQHETLEAFEKAMEENDPGIAPSMLYAYAAIMEGVPYANGAPNLSADFPALEKAAVERGVPIGGKDFKTGQTLMKTILAPGFKARMIGLRGWFSTNILGNRDGEVLDDPASFKTKEESKLGVLEHILQPKMYPELYEDLYHKVRINYYPPRGDNKEGWDNIDIFGWLGYPMQIKVDFLCRDSILAAPIVLDLALFLDLASRAGMGGIQEWLSFYFKSPQTTPGLYPEHDIFIQHWKLKNTLRWMMGEDQITHLGQDYE; translated from the coding sequence GTGAAGGAGCGTCCCGAGATCCGTTCCTCCGAGGGCAAGCTGGGTGTTCTGCTCCCCGGATTCGGCGCCGTGGCCACCACTCTGGTGGCCGGCGTGGAGGCCGTCCGCCGCGGACTGGCCGCCCCCGTCGGCAGCCTGACCCAGATGCAGACCATCCGGCTGGGCAAGCGGACCGATGCACGCACCCCCCTGATCAAGGACTTCGTCGATCTGGCGTCGCTCGATCAGCTGGTGTTCGGCGCCTGGGATCCGATCCCCGACGACGGCTATGCCAGCGCGGTGAACGCCGGCGTGCTCGATCGGCACGAGCACCTCGAGCCGATCCGCGACTTTCTGGAGTCGATCGTCCCGATGCCGGCCGCCTTCGATCCGGAGTACGTGAAGAAGCTCCAGGGGTCGAATGTGAAGTCGGGTCCGAACAAGCGTGACCTGGCCGAGCAGATCCGCGCCGACATCCGCACCTTCAAGGAAGAGCAGGGCTGCGAGCGCTGCGTGATGGTGTGGTGCGGCTCGACCGAGATCTTCCTCCGTCCGGGGGCGCAGCACGAGACCCTCGAGGCCTTCGAGAAGGCGATGGAGGAGAACGACCCGGGCATCGCCCCGTCGATGCTCTACGCCTACGCGGCCATCATGGAGGGCGTGCCCTACGCCAACGGCGCACCGAACCTCTCGGCCGATTTCCCGGCGCTCGAGAAGGCGGCGGTGGAGCGTGGCGTGCCGATCGGCGGCAAGGACTTCAAGACGGGCCAGACCCTGATGAAGACGATCCTCGCCCCCGGCTTCAAGGCGCGAATGATCGGACTGCGGGGCTGGTTCAGCACCAACATCCTCGGCAATCGCGACGGCGAGGTGCTCGACGACCCGGCTTCGTTCAAGACGAAGGAGGAGTCGAAGCTCGGCGTGCTGGAGCACATCCTCCAGCCGAAGATGTACCCCGAGCTTTACGAGGATCTCTACCACAAGGTCCGGATCAACTACTACCCTCCGCGGGGCGACAACAAGGAGGGGTGGGACAACATCGACATCTTCGGATGGCTCGGCTATCCGATGCAGATCAAGGTCGATTTCCTCTGCCGCGACTCCATCCTGGCGGCGCCCATCGTGCTGGATCTGGCCCTCTTCCTCGACCTCGCGTCGCGGGCCGGCATGGGCGGGATCCAGGAGTGGCTCTCGTTCTACTTCAAGAGCCCGCAGACGACGCCCGGTCTCTACCCGGAGCACGACATCTTCATCCAGCACTGGAAGCTCAAGAACACGCTTCGCTGGATGATGGGCGAGGATCAGATCACGCACCTCGGGCAGGATTACGAGTGA
- a CDS encoding carboxymuconolactone decarboxylase family protein translates to MRASALAADRAALVALSAAIAGGDRGRLAARLDEAEQAAGPAAVEEAVLQSYLFVGFPAALNALGLWRERRPEVAAESEPPELERWRTRGEAVCATVYSTAYDALRANVERLHPDLEMWMLTEGYGKVLGRPGLDLGTRELCIAALLAALDAPRQLHSHLRGCLNAGVPAEQVSAALEIALAEAEAAAVRVAADRAVRHREVWARVRGRHEGKDSKGRENPGGEE, encoded by the coding sequence GTGAGGGCGTCCGCGCTCGCGGCCGATCGGGCCGCACTGGTCGCGCTGTCGGCCGCGATCGCCGGGGGCGACCGGGGTCGACTCGCCGCGCGGCTCGACGAGGCGGAGCAGGCCGCCGGGCCCGCCGCGGTGGAGGAAGCGGTGCTGCAGAGCTACCTCTTCGTGGGCTTCCCCGCGGCGTTGAACGCGCTCGGCCTGTGGAGGGAGCGGAGGCCGGAGGTGGCGGCCGAGTCGGAGCCTCCGGAGCTGGAGCGCTGGCGTACCCGGGGCGAGGCGGTGTGCGCGACGGTGTACTCCACCGCCTACGACGCGCTGCGGGCGAATGTGGAGCGGCTGCACCCCGACCTGGAGATGTGGATGCTGACCGAGGGGTACGGGAAGGTGCTCGGGAGGCCGGGGCTCGACCTCGGCACCCGCGAACTGTGCATCGCGGCGCTGCTCGCGGCGCTCGACGCCCCGCGTCAGCTGCATTCGCATCTGCGGGGCTGTCTGAATGCGGGCGTCCCGGCCGAGCAGGTGTCGGCCGCGCTCGAGATCGCGCTCGCGGAGGCCGAGGCCGCCGCCGTGCGGGTGGCCGCGGATCGCGCGGTGCGACACCGCGAGGTGTGGGCGCGGGTACGAGGGCGTCACGAAGGGAAGGACTCGAAAGGCCGGGAGAACCCCGGCGGGGAGGAGTAG
- the obgE gene encoding GTPase ObgE, with product MFVDRAVVELTAGTGGSGAESFRRESGVPRGGPNGGDGGRGGDIVLVADDQLSTLLDYSYRRHYKATRGQHGMGSNKTGRAGEDLELKVPPGTVVRDADSGELIGELLEPGDRLVAAKGGRGGRGNARFATSTQQAPRRWEPGEEGEERRVELVLKLIADVGLVGEPNAGKSTFLSVVTRARPKVADYPFTTLTPNLGVVELSDFRTFVIADIPGIIEGAHEGKGLGHQFLRHVERTRTLALMVPLDAEDPAAEYERLRVELESYSPELAGKPHCLVFTKADLLPDPDEIPEVDAPDAWGRFMVSSVSRVGLQALLEALHARARDTREAEEAEATEPEAW from the coding sequence GTGTTCGTCGATCGTGCGGTTGTGGAACTGACGGCTGGTACCGGGGGCTCGGGAGCCGAGTCGTTTCGGCGCGAGTCGGGTGTGCCCCGCGGAGGACCCAACGGGGGCGACGGCGGGCGCGGGGGCGACATCGTGCTCGTGGCGGACGACCAGCTCAGCACGCTGCTCGACTACTCCTATCGCCGGCACTACAAGGCCACCCGTGGCCAGCACGGCATGGGCAGCAACAAGACCGGTCGGGCCGGCGAGGACCTCGAACTCAAGGTGCCGCCGGGCACGGTGGTACGCGACGCCGACAGTGGCGAGCTGATCGGCGAGCTGCTCGAACCCGGCGACCGCCTCGTGGCCGCCAAGGGGGGGCGCGGAGGGCGGGGCAACGCCCGGTTCGCCACCTCCACGCAACAGGCGCCGCGCCGGTGGGAGCCGGGCGAGGAGGGCGAGGAGCGGCGGGTGGAACTCGTCCTCAAGCTGATTGCCGACGTCGGCCTCGTGGGCGAGCCCAACGCGGGCAAGTCGACCTTCCTGTCGGTGGTCACCCGCGCCCGCCCCAAGGTGGCCGACTACCCCTTCACGACGCTCACGCCCAACCTCGGGGTGGTCGAGCTCTCCGACTTCCGAACCTTCGTGATCGCGGACATCCCCGGCATCATCGAGGGCGCACACGAGGGGAAGGGGCTGGGGCACCAGTTCCTCCGGCACGTGGAGCGCACGCGCACCCTCGCGCTGATGGTGCCCCTCGACGCGGAGGATCCGGCCGCGGAGTACGAGCGGCTCCGGGTGGAGCTCGAGAGCTACTCGCCCGAGCTCGCGGGCAAGCCGCACTGTCTGGTGTTCACCAAGGCCGATCTGCTGCCCGACCCCGACGAGATTCCGGAGGTGGACGCTCCCGACGCCTGGGGTCGGTTCATGGTGTCGTCGGTCAGCCGGGTCGGGCTTCAGGCGCTGCTCGAGGCGCTGCACGCCCGGGCCCGCGACACCCGCGAGGCCGAGGAGGCGGAGGCCACCGAGCCCGAGGCCTGGTGA
- the tmk gene encoding dTMP kinase — MSRARFVVLEGVEGAGKTTQVRLLSAWLRELGIDHLTAREPGGTEVGEAIREVLLARRDAEMAAETELLLMLAARATFVREVVEPALAAGRVVLADRFDFSTFAYQGYGRGLDLDEVRRLNTFATGGLRPDLTIVLDLPVDEGAARQAREGSEPDRIEGAGRDFLERVADGYRALAAGEGRARTIDARGEAEAVHRRLRALLGSTFPETFPVRAGS; from the coding sequence ATGAGCCGGGCCCGCTTCGTGGTACTGGAGGGGGTGGAGGGCGCGGGCAAGACCACCCAGGTGCGGCTGTTGTCGGCCTGGCTCCGCGAACTCGGGATCGACCATCTCACCGCGCGGGAGCCGGGCGGGACCGAGGTGGGCGAGGCGATTCGCGAGGTGCTGCTCGCGCGTCGCGATGCCGAGATGGCGGCCGAGACGGAGCTACTGCTCATGCTCGCCGCCCGGGCCACCTTCGTGCGGGAGGTGGTCGAGCCGGCGCTGGCCGCCGGGCGGGTGGTGCTCGCCGATCGGTTCGATTTCAGCACCTTCGCCTACCAGGGGTACGGGCGCGGCCTCGACCTCGACGAGGTGCGTCGACTCAACACCTTCGCCACCGGGGGACTCCGCCCCGACCTCACCATCGTTCTCGACCTTCCGGTCGACGAGGGGGCGGCGCGACAGGCGCGCGAGGGAAGCGAGCCGGATCGGATCGAAGGGGCCGGTCGCGACTTTCTCGAGCGGGTGGCCGACGGATACCGGGCCCTCGCGGCCGGGGAGGGCCGGGCCCGCACGATCGACGCGCGCGGCGAAGCCGAGGCGGTGCACCGTCGACTCCGGGCGCTGCTCGGGAGTACCTTTCCAGAAACCTTCCCGGTACGGGCGGGGTCGTAG
- the prfA gene encoding peptide chain release factor 1 has product MSTVEPDDRLLRRLAEVRLRFAELDEQLADPAVFEDPARLRDLGQERAALEPAVREGTRLEGLLEELAGAREMAESTDGEMQELALEETRDLERRIEPLVEQVRELLLPRDPMDDRPAVVEIRAGTGGDEAGLFASDLLRLYTRYAERRGWKVELLTLSEGIPGAVKEAVLTVSGQGAFGALRYESGVHRVQRVPETESQGRIHTSAATVAVLPEAEEVDVAIDPGELRIDVFRSSGPGGQSVNTTDSAVRITHLPTGLVVSCQDEKSQHKNKAKAMKVLRSRLFDRALAERDAERAAERRSQVGSGDRSAKIRTYNFPQSRVTDHRIGLSVFNLDAVMDGDLDGFVRALRLAAQEERMEAEG; this is encoded by the coding sequence GTGAGCACCGTGGAACCCGACGACCGGCTGCTGCGGAGGCTGGCCGAGGTGCGCCTGCGCTTCGCCGAGCTCGACGAGCAGCTGGCCGATCCGGCGGTGTTCGAGGATCCCGCTCGACTTCGCGATCTGGGTCAGGAACGCGCAGCTCTCGAGCCGGCCGTGCGCGAAGGCACCCGTCTCGAGGGGCTGCTCGAGGAGCTCGCGGGTGCCCGCGAGATGGCCGAGTCGACCGATGGCGAGATGCAGGAACTCGCCCTCGAAGAGACCCGCGACCTCGAGCGGCGCATCGAGCCTCTCGTGGAGCAGGTGCGCGAGCTGCTCCTGCCCCGCGATCCCATGGACGATCGTCCGGCGGTGGTCGAGATCCGCGCGGGCACCGGAGGCGACGAAGCCGGACTCTTCGCCTCCGACCTCCTCCGTCTCTACACCCGGTACGCCGAGCGGCGCGGGTGGAAGGTGGAGCTTCTCACCCTCTCCGAGGGAATTCCGGGCGCGGTGAAGGAAGCCGTGCTCACCGTCTCGGGTCAGGGGGCCTTCGGCGCCCTGCGCTACGAGTCGGGGGTGCACCGCGTGCAGCGCGTGCCGGAGACGGAGAGCCAGGGGCGGATCCACACCTCGGCGGCGACCGTGGCCGTGCTCCCCGAGGCCGAGGAGGTCGACGTCGCGATCGACCCGGGCGAACTGCGGATCGACGTCTTCCGCTCGTCGGGTCCCGGCGGCCAGTCGGTGAACACCACCGATTCGGCGGTGCGGATCACCCATCTTCCGACCGGGCTCGTGGTGAGCTGTCAGGACGAGAAGTCGCAGCACAAGAACAAGGCCAAGGCCATGAAGGTGCTGCGCTCGCGTCTGTTCGACCGGGCGCTGGCCGAGCGCGACGCGGAGCGCGCCGCCGAGCGGCGCAGTCAGGTCGGCTCGGGCGACCGGTCGGCCAAGATCCGCACGTACAACTTCCCGCAGAGCCGGGTGACCGACCACCGCATCGGCCTGTCGGTGTTCAATCTCGACGCGGTGATGGACGGAGACCTCGACGGCTTCGTGCGCGCGCTGCGGCTCGCGGCCCAGGAAGAGCGGATGGAGGCCGAGGGGTGA
- the prmC gene encoding peptide chain release factor N(5)-glutamine methyltransferase, with amino-acid sequence MTEPWTVLRLIRTGTEWLEERGVESARLDTEHLLAHALDTDRLQLYLQYDRPLTPEELAAFRPLLRRRGAREPLQYITGRGAFRELDLQVDPRVLIPRPETEVLVQVVLDRVAGETDLEALDLGTGSGCIGLSLLVEGPFARVVATDPSRDALDVAACNARAVGPAAERFELRQGAGFDPIAPGETFDVIVSNPPYVALADAESLQPEVRDWEPSGALFAGAEGFDVLDLLAASAADRLRPGGWLFVEVGAGQTDPFAARLDASGRFRAASIHRDLSGRPRIVAARIA; translated from the coding sequence GTGACGGAACCGTGGACGGTTCTGCGCCTGATCCGCACCGGCACCGAGTGGCTCGAAGAGCGCGGAGTGGAGTCGGCCCGGCTCGACACCGAGCACCTGCTGGCCCACGCGCTCGACACCGATCGCCTTCAGCTCTACCTGCAGTACGACCGGCCGCTCACCCCGGAGGAGCTGGCCGCTTTTCGGCCGTTGCTCCGCCGCCGGGGAGCGCGGGAGCCGCTGCAGTACATCACCGGTCGCGGCGCCTTCCGCGAACTCGATCTACAGGTCGATCCGCGCGTGCTCATTCCCCGGCCCGAGACCGAGGTGCTGGTGCAGGTGGTGCTCGATCGCGTCGCCGGCGAGACCGACCTCGAAGCGCTCGACCTCGGCACCGGCTCCGGCTGCATCGGCCTCTCGCTTCTGGTGGAGGGGCCCTTCGCCCGCGTCGTCGCCACCGACCCCAGTCGCGACGCCCTCGACGTGGCCGCGTGCAACGCCCGCGCGGTGGGCCCCGCCGCGGAGCGGTTCGAGTTGCGGCAGGGGGCGGGGTTCGATCCGATCGCCCCGGGTGAGACCTTCGACGTGATCGTCTCGAACCCACCGTACGTGGCGCTGGCCGACGCGGAGTCGCTGCAACCCGAAGTGCGCGACTGGGAGCCGTCGGGCGCGCTCTTCGCCGGCGCCGAGGGGTTCGACGTGCTCGACCTGCTCGCCGCTTCCGCCGCCGATCGCCTGCGTCCCGGAGGGTGGCTCTTCGTGGAGGTGGGCGCGGGTCAGACCGACCCCTTCGCGGCCCGTCTCGACGCCTCCGGACGCTTCCGTGCGGCGTCGATCCATCGCGACCTTTCCGGCCGCCCCCGTATCGTCGCGGCGCGGATCGCGTAA
- a CDS encoding sulfite exporter TauE/SafE family protein translates to MTPEALAASAAFGLLGGTLAGLFGIGGGAILVPFLYALMDGSWSGIALPAGASSVVAHATSVAVILPASLSALWGYQRTGGVPWPIVLRMGAAAALFAALASRLAPELPEAALRGGFTLFLVAAGLRMLLDRRSAASRAAEGERRGDALLLVGGAAAGALSSLLGVGGGMLAIPFLVYGVRIDVRSLAAASMGVVSAAALAGALGYGLARPSVPLPEGTVGYIFLPAALALAPGAVIGARIGVRLNRRLDADRLRRLFAMLLLLVAARLAWGVIATL, encoded by the coding sequence TTGACGCCCGAGGCCCTCGCGGCCTCGGCGGCCTTCGGGCTCCTCGGCGGGACGCTCGCCGGACTGTTCGGCATCGGCGGGGGCGCGATTCTCGTGCCCTTCCTCTATGCCCTGATGGACGGGAGCTGGAGCGGCATCGCCCTCCCCGCGGGAGCCTCTTCGGTGGTGGCGCACGCGACCTCGGTGGCGGTGATCCTGCCGGCTTCGCTCTCCGCGCTGTGGGGCTACCAGCGCACCGGGGGCGTGCCCTGGCCGATCGTACTGCGCATGGGTGCGGCGGCGGCGCTCTTCGCCGCCCTCGCGAGCCGACTGGCCCCCGAACTGCCGGAGGCGGCGCTTCGCGGAGGGTTCACCCTCTTTCTCGTCGCGGCCGGACTCCGGATGCTGCTCGATCGCAGGAGCGCGGCCTCGCGGGCCGCCGAGGGGGAGCGGCGAGGTGACGCCCTGCTGCTCGTGGGAGGTGCAGCGGCGGGTGCGCTCTCCTCGCTGCTCGGCGTCGGGGGAGGGATGCTGGCGATTCCCTTTCTGGTGTACGGCGTGCGCATCGACGTGCGCAGTCTCGCGGCTGCCTCGATGGGGGTGGTGTCGGCGGCGGCGTTGGCCGGCGCGCTGGGATACGGACTCGCGCGGCCCTCCGTGCCCCTTCCCGAAGGCACCGTCGGATACATCTTCCTACCGGCCGCCCTCGCGCTGGCCCCGGGTGCCGTGATCGGAGCCCGGATCGGGGTGCGGCTGAATCGTCGCCTCGACGCCGATCGCCTCCGACGACTGTTCGCGATGCTTCTGCTGCTCGTGGCGGCGCGGCTGGCGTGGGGCGTGATCGCGACGCTCTGA
- a CDS encoding S41 family peptidase gives MRVGRIAPFLVLASATLLGGWFLQEGVAREENVYNQVRLFQEVVDYVSDQYVEEVDREEVYRSAIDGLLSGLGDPHTSFIAAREYENVRIRTQGDYGGVGLEVLPRDGHVTVMNPIPGGPGARAGIRPGDWFVTIDGTPAEGLDVDAAVELLRGEPGTPVEVEMGRPGLVDPIPFTLERAIIQLRAVPFVQRLEGDIGYVPLQVFQATARDELQAAVDSLRGQGVQRLILDLRGNPGGLLEEGIGVTELFVDDGATVVETRGRGAGQSARYDASTGPTFAGMPVVVLVDGASASASEIVAGALQDHDRAALVGTTTYGKGSVQSLFPLTAGNVLRLTTARWYTPVGRSIDREVGDAAPRADHAALALTGAVVEVEGELDRPAFRSTAGRPLLGGGGIVPDVRVLPDTLTTAETGAVRALYRQGGEFNAALFAYAVSYIQQHPGLALDFEVGAAELAGFRTVLDEREVEVSDGVFADAERYIRYHLEREIAVQAFGEAGGFRHSVRWDRQLSRAVQLISGVQTTRELLAAAREIEGSTALIAEEAAVEAAAEAEGPDPSTDEGSAP, from the coding sequence ATGCGGGTAGGACGGATCGCCCCGTTCCTGGTTCTCGCCTCCGCCACCCTCCTCGGGGGCTGGTTTCTCCAGGAGGGGGTGGCCCGGGAGGAGAACGTCTACAACCAGGTCCGCCTCTTCCAGGAGGTGGTCGACTACGTGTCCGATCAGTACGTGGAGGAGGTCGACCGCGAAGAGGTGTATCGCTCGGCGATCGACGGCCTGCTGAGCGGTCTCGGAGACCCGCACACCTCCTTCATCGCCGCCCGCGAGTACGAGAACGTGCGGATCCGCACGCAGGGCGACTACGGCGGGGTGGGACTCGAGGTGCTGCCCCGCGACGGGCACGTGACCGTCATGAACCCGATCCCCGGCGGACCGGGTGCCCGCGCGGGCATTCGCCCGGGCGACTGGTTCGTGACGATCGACGGTACGCCGGCCGAGGGTCTCGACGTGGACGCGGCGGTGGAGTTGCTCCGCGGCGAGCCCGGCACGCCGGTCGAGGTGGAGATGGGTCGGCCGGGACTGGTGGATCCGATTCCCTTCACCCTCGAGCGGGCGATCATTCAGCTCCGGGCCGTGCCCTTCGTCCAGCGGCTCGAGGGCGACATCGGCTACGTGCCGCTGCAGGTGTTCCAGGCCACGGCCCGCGACGAGCTGCAGGCGGCGGTCGATTCTCTGAGGGGCCAGGGGGTGCAGCGTCTGATTCTCGACCTGCGTGGAAACCCGGGCGGATTGCTCGAGGAGGGCATCGGGGTGACCGAGCTCTTCGTCGACGACGGTGCCACCGTGGTGGAGACCCGCGGCCGCGGGGCGGGACAGTCGGCCCGCTACGACGCCTCGACCGGCCCGACCTTCGCCGGCATGCCGGTGGTGGTGCTGGTCGACGGGGCCAGTGCCTCCGCGTCGGAGATCGTGGCCGGGGCGCTTCAGGACCACGACCGGGCGGCGCTGGTGGGCACCACCACCTACGGCAAGGGCTCGGTGCAGTCGCTCTTTCCGCTCACGGCCGGCAACGTGCTTCGGCTGACCACGGCCCGGTGGTACACCCCGGTCGGTCGCTCGATCGACCGCGAGGTGGGCGATGCGGCGCCACGTGCGGACCACGCCGCGCTGGCCCTGACCGGGGCTGTGGTCGAGGTGGAGGGCGAGCTCGACCGGCCCGCCTTCCGCTCCACGGCGGGTCGCCCGCTGCTGGGCGGCGGGGGCATCGTGCCCGACGTGCGGGTGCTGCCCGATACCCTCACCACGGCGGAGACCGGTGCGGTGCGGGCCCTCTACCGCCAGGGTGGCGAGTTCAACGCGGCCCTCTTCGCCTACGCCGTGTCGTACATCCAGCAGCACCCCGGCCTCGCGCTCGACTTCGAGGTGGGCGCCGCCGAACTCGCCGGTTTCCGCACTGTGCTCGACGAGCGCGAGGTGGAGGTGTCGGACGGGGTGTTCGCCGATGCCGAGCGCTACATCCGCTACCACCTGGAGCGCGAGATCGCGGTGCAGGCCTTCGGCGAGGCCGGGGGCTTCCGGCACAGCGTGCGCTGGGATCGACAGCTCTCCCGCGCCGTGCAGCTGATCTCGGGCGTGCAGACCACCCGTGAGCTTCTCGCCGCCGCCCGGGAGATCGAGGGGAGCACCGCCCTCATCGCCGAGGAAGCCGCGGTCGAGGCGGCCGCCGAGGCCGAGGGCCCGGATCCCTCCACCGACGAGGGGTCGGCGCCTTGA
- the rpmE gene encoding 50S ribosomal protein L31, with the protein MKQGIHPDYNDSVIVCACGNRIATKSTSDEIHVEICSVCHPFYTGKQRLIDTAGRVERFKRKYAKSGN; encoded by the coding sequence ATGAAGCAGGGAATCCACCCCGACTACAACGACTCCGTCATCGTGTGCGCCTGCGGCAACCGCATCGCGACGAAGTCGACCAGTGACGAGATCCACGTCGAGATCTGCTCGGTGTGCCATCCGTTCTATACGGGCAAGCAGCGTCTGATCGATACTGCGGGTCGCGTGGAGCGGTTCAAGCGGAAGTACGCCAAGAGCGGAAACTGA
- a CDS encoding asparaginase, translating into MHDFSSLASAAPGSVALRRGRWIESRHRVHAVVVEATGRVLAVAGDPRVPTFFRSAAKPFQALPLVEDGVVEALALDEASLALCCASHNSEPRHVERARAILARAGVPEEALACGGHPPLRLEEARRIAAEGRSPGSIESNCSGKHSGMLALARHHGWPLEGYERPDHPVQRRMCAGIARWAGLDVEALETAVDGCGVVCVRAPLVHLALAYARLAGAAREPGSPAGRVVRAMVTHPAMVGGSGRLDTGVMEATGGRVFAKVGAEGVYGAGVPERGLGIALKVEDGGWRAADRALVALLDALGITDPEADDAIAPFRRGAVLDTRGDAVGALEAEVPLEWM; encoded by the coding sequence ATGCACGATTTCTCTTCACTCGCCTCCGCCGCGCCCGGTTCGGTCGCACTCCGTCGGGGGCGCTGGATCGAATCCCGTCATCGGGTGCATGCCGTGGTGGTCGAGGCCACCGGGCGAGTGCTCGCCGTCGCCGGAGACCCGCGTGTGCCCACCTTCTTCCGTTCCGCTGCCAAGCCCTTTCAGGCACTGCCGCTCGTGGAGGACGGGGTGGTGGAGGCGCTGGCGCTCGACGAGGCGTCGCTGGCCCTCTGCTGCGCCTCGCACAACAGCGAGCCGCGCCACGTGGAGCGGGCCCGTGCGATCCTGGCGAGGGCGGGGGTGCCGGAAGAGGCGTTGGCCTGCGGGGGACACCCGCCGCTGCGCCTCGAGGAGGCCCGTCGGATCGCCGCCGAGGGTCGCTCGCCGGGATCGATCGAGAGCAACTGTTCCGGCAAGCATTCGGGGATGCTGGCTCTCGCCCGGCACCACGGCTGGCCTCTGGAGGGCTACGAGCGGCCCGATCACCCGGTGCAGCGTCGCATGTGTGCGGGGATCGCCCGGTGGGCGGGGCTCGACGTGGAGGCGCTGGAGACCGCGGTGGACGGCTGCGGGGTGGTGTGCGTTCGAGCGCCGCTGGTCCATCTCGCGCTGGCGTACGCCCGCTTGGCGGGCGCGGCGCGCGAGCCGGGCAGCCCGGCCGGTCGGGTGGTGCGGGCGATGGTGACGCACCCCGCCATGGTGGGCGGCTCGGGCCGGCTCGATACCGGCGTGATGGAGGCCACCGGCGGGCGGGTGTTCGCGAAGGTGGGTGCCGAGGGGGTGTACGGAGCCGGCGTGCCCGAGCGCGGACTCGGCATCGCCCTCAAGGTGGAGGACGGGGGATGGCGCGCGGCCGACCGCGCGCTGGTCGCCCTCCTCGACGCTCTGGGCATCACCGACCCCGAGGCGGACGACGCCATCGCGCCCTTCCGTCGCGGAGCCGTGCTGGACACCCGCGGCGACGCGGTGGGAGCGCTGGAGGCCGAGGTGCCTCTGGAGTGGATGTGA
- a CDS encoding YlbF family regulator, whose amino-acid sequence MSGIMEMARSLGNSLARTDEYQALRRAASAADDDREIAEQRSTLEKLEGTITAALRAGQDPDEETAKAYEAAVSVLQGNSTYQRLVAAQANFDKMVQKVNETIAQGLDEGASSRIILT is encoded by the coding sequence ATGTCCGGCATCATGGAGATGGCCCGAAGCCTGGGGAACTCCCTGGCCCGTACCGACGAGTACCAGGCACTGCGTCGCGCCGCGAGTGCGGCCGACGACGACAGGGAGATCGCCGAGCAGCGCAGCACCCTCGAGAAGCTGGAGGGCACGATCACCGCCGCACTCCGTGCCGGGCAGGACCCGGACGAGGAAACGGCCAAGGCCTACGAGGCGGCGGTCTCCGTGCTGCAGGGCAACAGCACCTATCAGCGACTGGTCGCCGCGCAGGCGAACTTCGACAAGATGGTGCAGAAGGTGAACGAAACGATCGCCCAGGGGCTGGACGAAGGGGCGAGCAGTCGCATCATCCTGACCTGA